The Macaca fascicularis isolate 582-1 chromosome 12, T2T-MFA8v1.1 genome has a segment encoding these proteins:
- the LOC135966484 gene encoding zinc finger protein 669-like, with amino-acid sequence MRMCSLHGQIPAQEGLTPYKPLGQNGHSGHIQPHLTPGHPGSRGTVSGLRLASGSGEEGWLKPAGISHGLLNLRTESRRRSWASATFCAGPGGAGSWTPASCLYLRAPLAPAEPSREPRASPTQDSVAFEDVAINFTQQEWVLLDSSPKNLYREVIQETYRNLASVEILWYRDCVKAKKVVWTSCQPHSKS; translated from the exons ATGCGAATGTGCTCCTTGCATGGTCAGATCCCAGCGCAGGAAGGACTCACCCCCTACAAACCGCTAGGCCAAAACGGTCATTCTGGCCACATCCAGCCTCAC CTGACGCCGGGACACCCGGGAAGCCGAGGAACGGTGAGTGGACTGCGCCTGGCTTCCGGAAGTGGGGAAGAGGGCTGGTTGAAACCTGCTGGAATCAGCCATGGGCTGCTGAACCTGCGGACCGAGTCGCGGCGGCGCAGCTGGGCCTCAGCCACCTTCTGCGCAGGGCCGGGCGGCGCGGGCAGCTGGACCCCTGCGTCCTGTCTGTACCTGAGGGCGCCACTTGCGCCGGCCGAGCCCTCTCGGGAACCCCGCGCGTCCCCCACCCAG GACTCCGTGGCTTTTGAGGATGTAGCTATAAACTTTACCCAGCAGGAATGGGTTTTGCTAGATTCTTCTCCGAAGAATCTCTACAGAGAAGTGATTCAGGAAACCTAcaggaacctggcttctgtag aaatccTATGGTACAGAGACTGCgtgaaagcaaagaaggtagTATGGACAAGTTGTCAGCCACATTCCAaatcttga